The following proteins are encoded in a genomic region of Zea mays cultivar B73 chromosome 9, Zm-B73-REFERENCE-NAM-5.0, whole genome shotgun sequence:
- the LOC100383234 gene encoding CSC1-like protein At4g35870, translating to MGPAAQPPDAGGGGDPEAWYGSIQYLINISAVGAASCVLLFLLVKLRFDHRRIPGPSALAAKLLAVYHATAAQIALHCGADAAQFLLFERASFLILAAVAAAAVAAALPLNLLAGDAAVVDQFASTTISHIPKSSPLLWLHLLLTAAVVAIAHLGISRMEDALRITRFRDGNGNPSDPNSSSVAVFTIMIQGIPKTLAADKTPLKDYFDHKYPGKVYRVIVPFDLCTLEHLVEQLGKVRNKISWLEARLGARDLFDDIVHDNDDTVQSEEHWFVRRCRGLWAMAGERLGFTDEERLRKLQTKKLVLASRLSDYKEGCAPGAGVAFVVFKDVYTANKAVKDFKMERKKTPIGRFFPVMELQLERSRWKVERAPPASDIYWNHLGLSKISSRLRRIAVNTCLILMLLFFSSPLAIISGMQNAARIINVEAMDHAKSWLAWLEGSSWFWTIIFQFLPNVLIFVSMYIIIPSVLSYFSKFECHLTVSGEQRAALLKMVCFFLVNLILLRALVESSLESWILSMGRCYLDGPDCKQIERYLSPSFLSRSSLSSLAFLITCTFLGISFDLLAPIPWIKHIMKKFRKNDMVQLVPEENEDYLPMQNGEETNNLTAPLMPEREDGGLLDNIEGHDLSLYPLNRSFHMPKQKFDFAQYYAFDITIFALTLIYSLFAPLVVPVGATYFGYRYLVDKYNFLFVYRVRGFPAGNDGKLMDRVLCIMQFCVIFFLAAMLLFFAVQGDSMKLQAICTLGMLVFYKLLPSRSDRFQPSLLEGMQTVNSFVDGPTDYEVFSQPDLDWSLYQS from the coding sequence ATGGGCCCGGCCGCGCAGCCGCCGGACGCCGGCGGCGGTGGGGACCCGGAGGCGTGGTACGGCAGCATCCAGTACCTCATCAACATCTCCGCCGTGGGGGCCGCCTCCTGCGTCCTGCTGTTCCTCCTCGTTAAGCTCCGGTTCGACCACCGCCGCATCCCGGGGCCCTCCGCGCTCGCCGCCAAGCTTCTCGCCGTCTACCACGCCACCGCGGCGCAGATCGCTCTCCACTGCGGCGCCGACGCCGCTCAGTTCCTCCTCTTCGAGCGCGCCTCCTTCCTCATCctcgccgccgtcgccgctgccgccgtcgccgcggCGCTCCCGCTCAACCTCCTCGCGGGGGACGCCGCCGTCGTCGACCAGTTCGCTTCCACGACCATCTCGCACATCCCCAAGTCGTCCCCGCTCCTctggctccacctcctcctcaccgCCGCCGTCGTTGCCATCGCGCACCTCGGCATCTCTCGCATGGAGGACGCGCTACGCATCACGCGCTTCCGCGACGGCAACGGCAACCCCAGCGACCCCAACTCCAGCTCCGTCGCCGTCTTCACCATAATGATCCAGGGCATCCCCAAGACGCTGGCCGCGGACAAGACCCCGCTCAAGGACTACTTCGACCACAAGTACCCTGGCAAGGTTTACCGTGTCATCGTGCCATTTGATCTATGCACGCTGGAGCATCTCGTCGAGCAATTGGGGAAGGTCCGTAACAAGATCTCTTGGCTGGAGGCAAGGTTGGGCGCCCGCGACCTGTTTGATGACATTGTGCACGATAACGACGACACAGTGCAGTCAGAAGAGCATTGGTTTGTGCGAAGGTGCAGAGGGCTGTGGGCAATGGCAGGGGAGAGGCTAGGGTTCACTGACGAGGAGAGATTGAGGAAGTTGCAGACTAAGAAACTTGTGCTCGCAAGCAGGCTATCTGATTATAAGGAAGGGtgcgcccctggcgctggtgtaGCTTTTGTGGTGTTTAAAGATGTCTACACCGCAAACAAGGCGGTAAAGGATTTCAAGATGGAGAGGAAGAAGACACCGATTGGTAGGTTTTTCCCAGTGATGGAGCTCCAGCTCGAGAGAAGTCGATGGAAAGTGGAGAGAGCACCACCGGCATCAGATATCTACTGGAATCATCTAGGTCTTAGCAAGATATCTTCACGGCTGAGGAGGATTGCAGTCAACACCTGCCTAATTTTGATGCTCCTGTTCTTCAGTTCACCCTTGGCAATCATCAGTGGGATGCAAAACGCGGCACGAATCATCAATGTGGAGGCTATGGATCATGCCAAATCATGGCTTGCCTGGCTTGAAGGTTCAAGCTGGTTCTGGACCATAATCTTTCAGTTTCTTCCCAATGTGCTCATCTTTGTGAGCATGTATATCATCATCCCGTCGGTGTTGTCGTACTTCTCCAAGTTTGAGTGTCATCTGACAGTGTCAGGGGAGCAGAGGGCTGCATTGCTGAAGATGGTTTGCTTCTTCCTTGTCAATCTCATCCTATTGCGTGCTCTTGTGGAATCATCACTTGAAAGTTGGATACTTAGCATGGGGCGGTGCTACTTGGATGGTCCAGACTGCAAGCAGATTGAACGCTATTTAAGCCCATCCTTTTTATCAAGATCATCGCTTTCTTCCCTGGCATTCCTGATCACATGTACCTTTCTGGGAATATCTTTTGATCTGTTGGCACCAATCCCTTGGATAAAGCATATAATGAAGAAATTTAGGAAGAATGATATGGTCCAGTTggtccctgaagagaatgaagactACCTACCCATGCAGAATGGTGAAGAAACTAATAATTTGACAGCACCTCTAATGCCTGAGAGAGAAGACGGTGGCCTTTTGGATAATATCGAGGGGCATGATCTTTCCCTGTACCCACTAAACAGGAGCTTCCATATGCCAAAGCAGAAATTTGACTTCGCACAGTACTATGCTTTTGACATTACTATATTTGCCCTCACACTGATCTACTCCCTGTTTGCTCCGCTCGTGGTTCCTGTGGGTGCGACATACTTTGGCTACCGTTATCTCGTGGACAAGTACAACTTCTTGTTCGTTTACAGAGTTAGAGGGTTTCCTGCCGGCAATGATGGGAAGCTGATGGACAGAGTGTTGTGCATCATGCAATTCTGTGTGATCTTCTTCCTTGCTGCAATGCTGCTCTTCTTTGCTGTTCAGGGTGACTCGATGAAGCTACAGGCTATATGTACTCTTGGGATGTTAGTGTTCTATAAGTTGCTTCCCTCTAGAAGCGATCGCTTCCAGCCATCTTTGTTAGAAGGGATGCAGACAGTGAATAGCTTTGTAGATGGTCCCACGGATTATGAAGTTTTTTCACAACCTGACCTGGATTGGAGTCTGTATCAATCCTGA
- the LOC100193847 gene encoding cyclin dependent kinase inhibitor — MGKYMRKGKMSGEVAVMEVPGGALLGVRTRSRTLALQRAQRPLDKGDADDAAGQYLELRSRRLEKPHKEHQPLPPPPPAPAAKRGAGRKAASAAAAPHALAEDEVEVEVSFGENVLDLDAMERSTRETTPCSLIRNPEMISTPGSTTKSKTSNSTTSRRRMETSVCRFIPSSLEMEEFFSAAEQQEQHNFREKYNFCPVNDCPLPGRYEWARLDC, encoded by the exons ATGGGGAAGTACATGCGCAAGGGCAAGATGTCCGGGGAGGTGGCCGTCATGGAGGTCCCCGGCGGCGCGCTGCTGGGTGTCCGCACCCGCTCCCGCACGCTCGCGCTGCAGAGGGCGCAGAGGCCGCTCGACAAGGGGGACGCGGATGACGCCGCCGGACAGTACCTCGAGCTCAGGAGCCGGAGGCTCGAGAAGCCTCATAAGGAGCATcagccgctgccgccgccgccgcccgcccccgcAGCCAAGAGGGGCGCCGGGAGGAAggccgcctccgccgccgccgcgccgcacgcgctggcggaggacgaggtcgaggtcgaggtctcCTTCGGGGAGAACGTGCTTGACTTGGACGCCATGGAAAG GAGTACCAGAGAGACAACACCGTGTAGTTTGATCAGGAACCCAGAGATGATAAGCACCCCAGGATCCACAACTAAAAGTAAAACCAGCAACTCGACGACTTCCCGTCGCAGGATGGAAACCTCAGTCTGCCGTTTCATACCGAGTTCGCTCGAGATGGAAGAGTTCTTCTCGGCCGCTGAACAACAGGAGCAGCATAACTTCAGGGAGAA GTATAACTTCTGTCCTGTGAACGACTGCCCTCTCCCGGGTCGATATGAGTGGGCGAGGCTAGACTGTTAG
- the LOC100383918 gene encoding uncharacterized protein LOC100383918 encodes MSRKIYGENDSERIASDGTAARTRPLSIKDIMLRREKKAASESKKAKEGLENGKDKSTHLERGRDHKSRKDPRDMPVEGSRKEKNRDATREGAKKEKPRHIPREYSRKEDMRYAPKEVPKDNSRDRSNTDAKMDDLKDAPNVPEKESLRDAPRKASKKRRPSGDDNHSGSKDKGIHHSQKLSTSMSGRADESKTRTLSEIRERKGDVMRSEYQKEPGKRWNDEINDDDKLKFKSEKLRNETKRKDRSFDNERSLEVGPVLKRHDSARFQDSKHSDRNAGRNEYATPYHGESELKRRRSRSRDHDRERYSRSISPPLREQRYNYRGRDFGNPPYYSMEKSRGKYAEVDKQRSSGSGGYIGGLHQRYESRLGGYSPRKKKTSLQAEQATTKTPSKVIQSPEKKSATWDQPPVKANQSNFPTTFLPTVGQMAPTPFSFSVIKDPSTTAVTMLAGNSLTADSVQLTQATRPLRRLHIENLPDSATEDKLIDCLNDFLLSTGSKLQRSKPCLSCTINREKRQAFVEFLTPEDATAAISFDGRSLNGSVLRIRRPKEYVETVNVTPKKAEETALISDVVADSPYKIFIAGIAGVISSKMLMEIVSAFGPLAAYRFLFNNELGGPCAFLEYADRSVTSKACAGLNGMMLGGRVLTAVHVFPNPHVEAANEASPFYGIPDNAKLLLKEPTKVLQLKNVFEREEYMLLSKSELEETLEDVRVECTRFGAVKSVNVVEYPAAGVSAAEENIVELKIECTEFSDTENIAKAVSEYSVPIIPSIDVLNHSVASDTKDVDLIPESQDQKDKHLPSNAALCESEAPVADEDAELDETQSRAALPTPQHAEADHTEAAVDENKHTGAGKVTATATDDDAVEKSHGDPRTSETCNPAGPTDKAEKPGRYSEQGAGDVTEDRPEKEAQAVGTSDTGFVFEPGSVLVEFLREEAACMAAHSLHGRRFGNRTVHAGYAPYDLYLQKYPR; translated from the exons TAAGGACATTATGCTGCGGCGTGAAAAGAAGGCTGCATCAGAATCTAAGAAAGCCAAGGAAGGGCTAGAAAATGGTAAGGACAAATCTACTCACTTGGAACGAGGAAGAGACCACAAAAGCAGAAAGGATCCCAGAGATATGCCTGTGGAGGGTTCAAGAAAGGAGAAGAATAGAGATGCAACAAGGGAGGGCGCCAAGAAAGAAAAACCAAGACATATACCAAGGGAATATTCCAGAAAGGAGGACATGAGATATGCACCAAAGGAGGTACCCAAGGACAACTCTAGAGATAGGTCAAACACTGATGCAAAGATGGATGACCTAAAAGATGCACCAAATGTCCCGGAGAAGGAAAGCCTGAGAGATGCACCAAGGAAGGCCTCCAAGAAACGGAGGCCCTCAGGAGACGATAATCATTCAGGTAGCAAAGACAAAGGCATTCATCATTCTCAGAAACTTAGCACAAGCATGAGTGGCCGGGCTGATGAAAGCAAAACTAGAACTCTTAGTGAGATCAGAGAAAGAAAGGGTGATGTAATGAGATCTGAGTATCAAAAGGAACCTGGAAAAAGATGGAATGATGAAATCAATGATGATGATAAATTAAAGTTTAAGAGTGAGAAGCTTCGAAATGAGACAAAGAGAAAAGACCGTAGCTTTGATAATGAGAGGAGTTTAGAGGTAGGACCAGTGTTGAAGAGACATGATTCTGCACGGTTCCAAGATTCCAAACATTCAGATAGAAATGCTGGAAGGAATGAGTATGCAACACCATACCATGGAGAATCAGAGTTGAAAAGGAGAAGGTCCAGAAGCAGGGATCATGATCGAGAAAGATACAGTAGGTCTATCTCACCGCCACTAAGGGAACAAAGGTATAATTACCGTGGACGTGATTTTGGCAATCCTCCTTACTACTCTATGGAGAAATCAAGGGGGAAGTATGCTGAAGTTGATAAACAAAGATCGTCGGGGAGTGGTGGATACATTGGTGGGTTGCACCAGAGATATGAAAGCCGGCTTGGTGGATACTCACCAAGGAAAAAGAAAACATCACTGCAAGCTGAGCAGGCAACTACCAAGACTCCTTCCAAGGTCATTCAGTCCCCAGAAAAAAAATCAGCCACATGGGATCAGCCTCCTGTTAAAGCAAACCAATCTAACTTTCCTACCACTTTCCTGCCAACTGTTGGCCAGATGGCTCCTACTCCATTCAGTTTCAGCGTGATAAAGGACCCTTCAACTACAGCTGTGACAATGTTGGCAGGTAATAGTTTGACTGCAGATTCTGTCCAGCTTACACAAGCAACGCGCCCACTCAGGAGGTTGCACATTGAAAATTTGCCTGATTCAGCTACAGAGGATAAGTTGATTGACTGCTTGAATGACTTCTTATTGTCTACTGGCAGTAAACTCCAGCGGTCTAAACCATGCCTCAGTTGTACG ATAAACAGAGAAAAACGTCAGGCTTTTGTGGAATTTCTTACACCAGAGGATGCTACAGCAGCTATTTCTTTTGATGGAAGGTCTCTAAATGGATCTGTGTTGAGAATTCGACGCCCCAAAGAATATGTTGAAACGGTG AATGTTACCCCTAAGAAGGCAGAAGAGACTGCTTTGATATCTGATGTTGTTGCAGATTCACCATACAAG ATTTTCATAGCGGGCATTGCTGGAGTGATCTCATCTAAGATG CTAATGGAGATTGTTAGTGCATTTGGCCCATTGGCTGCATACCGCTTTCTTTTTAACAATGAGCTCGGTGGACCCTGTGCATTTCTTGAG TACGCCGACCGCTCCGTTACTTCTAAGGCATGTGCTGGCCTCAATGGGATGATGCTTGGTGGACGTGTACTGACTGCTGTGCATGTGTTTCCTAATCCTCATGTGGAG GCTGCTAATGAGGCTTCCCCATTTTATGGTATTCCTGACAATGCTAAATTGCTTCTGAAAGAACCAACAAAGGTCCTGCAGCTAAAAAATGTG TTTGAACGAGAAGAGTATATGCTACTTTCAAAATCTGAGCTGGAAGAAACATTGGAAGATGTACGTGTTGAATGTACGAG GTTTGGAGCAGTCAAATCTGTAAATGTAGTTGAGTATCCTGCTGCTGGTGTCAGTGCTGCAGAGGAGAACATAGTTGAGCTCAAGATTGAATGCACTGAATTTTCTGATACGGAAAACATTGCAAAGGCTGTATCAGAATATTCTGTACCGATTATTCCGAGCATAGATGTTCTAAATCATTCTGTCGCTTCGGATACTAAAGATGTGGATCTTATTCCAGAGAGTCAGGATCAGAAGGACAAACACCTCCCTTCAAATGCAGCACTTTGTGAGAGTGAGGCACCTGTAGCAGATGAGGACGCAGAGCTTGATGAAACTCAGTCTAGAGCTGCTCTCCCCACACCGCAACATGCTGAAGCTGATCATACGGAAGCAGCTGTGGATGAGAATAAACATACAGGAGCAGGGAAGGTTACTGCTACTGCAACGGACGACGATGCAGTAGAAAAGAGTCATGGAGACCCAAGAACCTCAGAGACCTGCAATCCTGCTGGACCTACAGACAAAGCGGAGAAACCTGGAAGGTACTCCGAACAAGGCGCTGGTGATGTGACTGAAGATCGTCCAGAAAAAGAAGCCCAAGCTGTTGGGACCAGCGACACTGGTTTCGTGTTTGAACCTGGTTCTGTGCTTGTGGAGTTTTTGCGGGAGGAGGCTGCTTGCATGGCCGCACATTCCTTACATGGGCGTCGCTTCGGGAACAGAACTGTGCATGCTGGATATGCTCCGTATGATCTCTACTTGCAGAAATACCCCAGGTGA
- the LOC100383918 gene encoding uncharacterized protein isoform X1, with protein sequence MSRKIYGENDSERIASDGTAARTRPLSIKDIMLRREKKAASESKKAKEGLENGKDKSTHLERGRDHKSRKDPRDMPVEGSRKEKNRDATREGAKKEKPRHIPREYSRKEDMRYAPKEVPKDNSRDRSNTDAKMDDLKDAPNVPEKESLRDAPRKASKKRRPSGDDNHSGSKDKGIHHSQKLSTSMSGRADESKTRTLSEIRERKGDVMRSEYQKEPGKRWNDEINDDDKLKFKSEKLRNETKRKDRSFDNERSLEVGPVLKRHDSARFQDSKHSDRNAGRNEYATPYHGESELKRRRSRSRDHDRERYSRSISPPLREQRYNYRGRDFGNPPYYSMEKSRGKYAEVDKQRSSGSGGYIGGLHQRYESRLGGYSPRKKKTSLQAEQATTKTPSKVIQSPEKKSATWDQPPVKANQSNFPTTFLPTVGQMAPTPFSFSVIKDPSTTAVTMLAGNSLTADSVQLTQATRPLRRLHIENLPDSATEDKLIDCLNDFLLSTGSKLQRSKPCLSCTINREKRQAFVEFLTPEDATAAISFDGRSLNGSVLRIRRPKEYVETVNVTPKKAEETALISDVVADSPYKIFIAGIAGVISSKMLMEIVSAFGPLAAYRFLFNNELGGPCAFLEYADRSVTSKACAGLNGMMLGGRVLTAVHVFPNPHVELNFQAANEASPFYGIPDNAKLLLKEPTKVLQLKNVFEREEYMLLSKSELEETLEDVRVECTRFGAVKSVNVVEYPAAGVSAAEENIVELKIECTEFSDTENIAKAVSEYSVPIIPSIDVLNHSVASDTKDVDLIPESQDQKDKHLPSNAALCESEAPVADEDAELDETQSRAALPTPQHAEADHTEAAVDENKHTGAGKVTATATDDDAVEKSHGDPRTSETCNPAGPTDKAEKPGRYSEQGAGDVTEDRPEKEAQAVGTSDTGFVFEPGSVLVEFLREEAACMAAHSLHGRRFGNRTVHAGYAPYDLYLQKYPR encoded by the exons TAAGGACATTATGCTGCGGCGTGAAAAGAAGGCTGCATCAGAATCTAAGAAAGCCAAGGAAGGGCTAGAAAATGGTAAGGACAAATCTACTCACTTGGAACGAGGAAGAGACCACAAAAGCAGAAAGGATCCCAGAGATATGCCTGTGGAGGGTTCAAGAAAGGAGAAGAATAGAGATGCAACAAGGGAGGGCGCCAAGAAAGAAAAACCAAGACATATACCAAGGGAATATTCCAGAAAGGAGGACATGAGATATGCACCAAAGGAGGTACCCAAGGACAACTCTAGAGATAGGTCAAACACTGATGCAAAGATGGATGACCTAAAAGATGCACCAAATGTCCCGGAGAAGGAAAGCCTGAGAGATGCACCAAGGAAGGCCTCCAAGAAACGGAGGCCCTCAGGAGACGATAATCATTCAGGTAGCAAAGACAAAGGCATTCATCATTCTCAGAAACTTAGCACAAGCATGAGTGGCCGGGCTGATGAAAGCAAAACTAGAACTCTTAGTGAGATCAGAGAAAGAAAGGGTGATGTAATGAGATCTGAGTATCAAAAGGAACCTGGAAAAAGATGGAATGATGAAATCAATGATGATGATAAATTAAAGTTTAAGAGTGAGAAGCTTCGAAATGAGACAAAGAGAAAAGACCGTAGCTTTGATAATGAGAGGAGTTTAGAGGTAGGACCAGTGTTGAAGAGACATGATTCTGCACGGTTCCAAGATTCCAAACATTCAGATAGAAATGCTGGAAGGAATGAGTATGCAACACCATACCATGGAGAATCAGAGTTGAAAAGGAGAAGGTCCAGAAGCAGGGATCATGATCGAGAAAGATACAGTAGGTCTATCTCACCGCCACTAAGGGAACAAAGGTATAATTACCGTGGACGTGATTTTGGCAATCCTCCTTACTACTCTATGGAGAAATCAAGGGGGAAGTATGCTGAAGTTGATAAACAAAGATCGTCGGGGAGTGGTGGATACATTGGTGGGTTGCACCAGAGATATGAAAGCCGGCTTGGTGGATACTCACCAAGGAAAAAGAAAACATCACTGCAAGCTGAGCAGGCAACTACCAAGACTCCTTCCAAGGTCATTCAGTCCCCAGAAAAAAAATCAGCCACATGGGATCAGCCTCCTGTTAAAGCAAACCAATCTAACTTTCCTACCACTTTCCTGCCAACTGTTGGCCAGATGGCTCCTACTCCATTCAGTTTCAGCGTGATAAAGGACCCTTCAACTACAGCTGTGACAATGTTGGCAGGTAATAGTTTGACTGCAGATTCTGTCCAGCTTACACAAGCAACGCGCCCACTCAGGAGGTTGCACATTGAAAATTTGCCTGATTCAGCTACAGAGGATAAGTTGATTGACTGCTTGAATGACTTCTTATTGTCTACTGGCAGTAAACTCCAGCGGTCTAAACCATGCCTCAGTTGTACG ATAAACAGAGAAAAACGTCAGGCTTTTGTGGAATTTCTTACACCAGAGGATGCTACAGCAGCTATTTCTTTTGATGGAAGGTCTCTAAATGGATCTGTGTTGAGAATTCGACGCCCCAAAGAATATGTTGAAACGGTG AATGTTACCCCTAAGAAGGCAGAAGAGACTGCTTTGATATCTGATGTTGTTGCAGATTCACCATACAAG ATTTTCATAGCGGGCATTGCTGGAGTGATCTCATCTAAGATG CTAATGGAGATTGTTAGTGCATTTGGCCCATTGGCTGCATACCGCTTTCTTTTTAACAATGAGCTCGGTGGACCCTGTGCATTTCTTGAG TACGCCGACCGCTCCGTTACTTCTAAGGCATGTGCTGGCCTCAATGGGATGATGCTTGGTGGACGTGTACTGACTGCTGTGCATGTGTTTCCTAATCCTCATGTGGAG TTGAATTTTCAGGCTGCTAATGAGGCTTCCCCATTTTATGGTATTCCTGACAATGCTAAATTGCTTCTGAAAGAACCAACAAAGGTCCTGCAGCTAAAAAATGTG TTTGAACGAGAAGAGTATATGCTACTTTCAAAATCTGAGCTGGAAGAAACATTGGAAGATGTACGTGTTGAATGTACGAG GTTTGGAGCAGTCAAATCTGTAAATGTAGTTGAGTATCCTGCTGCTGGTGTCAGTGCTGCAGAGGAGAACATAGTTGAGCTCAAGATTGAATGCACTGAATTTTCTGATACGGAAAACATTGCAAAGGCTGTATCAGAATATTCTGTACCGATTATTCCGAGCATAGATGTTCTAAATCATTCTGTCGCTTCGGATACTAAAGATGTGGATCTTATTCCAGAGAGTCAGGATCAGAAGGACAAACACCTCCCTTCAAATGCAGCACTTTGTGAGAGTGAGGCACCTGTAGCAGATGAGGACGCAGAGCTTGATGAAACTCAGTCTAGAGCTGCTCTCCCCACACCGCAACATGCTGAAGCTGATCATACGGAAGCAGCTGTGGATGAGAATAAACATACAGGAGCAGGGAAGGTTACTGCTACTGCAACGGACGACGATGCAGTAGAAAAGAGTCATGGAGACCCAAGAACCTCAGAGACCTGCAATCCTGCTGGACCTACAGACAAAGCGGAGAAACCTGGAAGGTACTCCGAACAAGGCGCTGGTGATGTGACTGAAGATCGTCCAGAAAAAGAAGCCCAAGCTGTTGGGACCAGCGACACTGGTTTCGTGTTTGAACCTGGTTCTGTGCTTGTGGAGTTTTTGCGGGAGGAGGCTGCTTGCATGGCCGCACATTCCTTACATGGGCGTCGCTTCGGGAACAGAACTGTGCATGCTGGATATGCTCCGTATGATCTCTACTTGCAGAAATACCCCAGGTGA
- the LOC100282722 gene encoding outer mitochondrial membrane protein porin, translating into MSKGPVPFANIGKRAKDLLYKDYNFDQKFSLSTSSGSGLNLTATGVKINEDFIGDIRTQHKSSRTTIDVTVDSDSKVSTTVTVDEALTGLKTSFAFKVPDHKSGKLDLQYAHNRFSLNSTIGLTSAPLVELAATVGTSELSIGAEVGFDSTSAAVTKYNSGIGYNKSDFSASLLLADKGETLKASYVHLFNPTNGATVAAEVTHKLKTRENYFTVGSSHALDPSTLLKMRFSNSGKVGLLCQHEWRPKSLVTLSAEYDLKVVSAPSRIGMAISLKP; encoded by the exons ATGAGCAAAGGCCCAGTTCCGTTTGCCAACATCGGGAAGAGAGCAAAAG ATCTTCTGTACAAGGACTACAACTTTGACCAAAAGTTTTCTTTGTCGACGTCTAGCGGCTCTGGTTTG AATCTCACAGCCACTGGTGTAAAGATCAACGAAGACTTCATTGGTGATATACGGACACAACATAAAAGCAGTAGAACTACTATTGATGTCACCGTTGATAGTGATTCTAAA GTGTCAACCACAGTCACTGTTGATGAAGCACTAACTGGTTTGAAGACTTCATTCGCCTTCAAGGTTCCCGATCACAAGTCTGGGAAG CTTGATCTGCAATATGCGCACAATCGTTTTTCATTGAACTCGACCATTGGTTTGACATCAGCACCTTTGGTTGAACTGGCTGCAACTGTCGGCACAAGTGAACTTAGCATTGGTGCTGAGGTTGGGTTTGACAGTACTTCAGCTGCTGTTACTAAGTACAACTCAGGAATTGGATACAACAAGTCCGATTTCTCAGCTTCCTTACTACT GGCTGATAAAGGGGAGACTTTGAAGGCATCTTACGTTCATTTGTTCAATCCGACCAATGGAGCTACAGTTGCAGCCGAGGTAACACACAAGCTGAAGACCAGAGAGAACTATTTCACAGTTGGGAGCTCCCATGCCCTTGATCCTTCAACATTGCTAAAGATGAGATTCAGCAACTCCGGGAAGGTCGGTCTTCTCTGTCAGCATGAGTGGAGGCCGAAATCTCTTGTTACTCTTTCAGCTGAGTATGATCTGAAGGTGGTAAGTGCGCCTTCAAGAATCGGCATGGCCATATCCCTCAAGCCTTGA